A DNA window from Solanum lycopersicum chromosome 3, SLM_r2.1 contains the following coding sequences:
- the LHA1 gene encoding plasma membrane ATPase 1 — MAEKPEVLDAVLKETVDLENIPIEEVFENLRCTREGLTATAAQERLSIFGYNKLEEKKESKFLKFLGFMWNPLSWVMEAAAIMAIALANGGGKPPDWQDFVGIITLLIINSTISFIEENNAGNAAAALMARLAPKAKVLRDGKWDEEDASVLVPGDIISIKLGDIIPADARLLEGDPLKIDQSALTGESLPVTKGPGDGVYSGSTCKQGEIEAVVIATGVHTFFGKAAHLVDSTNQVGHFQKVLTAIGNFCICSIAVGMIIEIIVMYPIQHRKYRPGIDNLLVLLIGGIPIAMPTVLSVTMAIGSHRLAQQGAITKRMTAIEEMAGMDVLCSDKTGTLTLNKLTVDKALIEVFAKGIDADTVVLMAARASRIENQDAIDTAIVGMLADPKEARAGIREIHFLPFNPTDKRTALTYLDGEGKMHRVSKGAPEQILNLAHNKSDIERRVHTVIDKFAERGLRSLGVAYQEVPEGRKESAGGPWQFIALLPLFDPPRHDSAETIRRALNLGVNVKMITGDQLAIGKETGRRLGMGTNMYPSSALLGQTKDESIAALPIDELIEKADGFAGVFPEHKYEIVKRLQARKHICGMTGDGVNDAPALKKADIGIAVDDATDAARSASDIVLTEPGLSVIISAVLTSRAIFQRMKNYTIYAVSITIRIVLGFMLLALIWKFDFPPFMVLIIAILNDGTIMTISKDRVKPSPLPDSWKLAEIFTTGVVLGGYLAMMTVIFFWAAYKTNFFPRIFGVSTLEKTATDDFRKLASAIYLQVSTISQALIFVTRSRSWSFVERPGLLLVFAFFVAQLVATLIAVYANWSFAAIEGIGWGWAGVIWLYNIVTYIPLDLIKFLIRYALSGKAWDLVLEQRIAFTRKKDFGKELRELQWAHAQRTLHGLQVPDPKIFSETTNFNELNQLAEEAKRRAEIARLRELHTLKGHVESVVKLKGLDIETIQQSYTV; from the exons ATGGCGGAAAAGCCTGAAGTTCTGGATGCTGTCTTGAAGGAGACTGTTGATTTG GAAAACATACCGATTGAGGAGGTTTTTGAGAATCTGAGATGTACCAGAGAGGGACTTACTGCTACTGCTGCTCAAGAAAGGTTGTCCATTTTTGGGTACAATAAGCTCGAGGAGAAAAAG GAGAGcaaattcttgaaatttttgggaTTTATGTGGAACCCTCTCTCATGGGTTATGGAGGCTGCTGCTATCATGGCAATTGCTCTTGCTAATGGAGGA GGAAAGCCACCGGACTGGCAGGATTTTGTGGGTATCATCACATTGCTCATAATCAACTCAACAATTAGTTTTATCGAGGAGAACAATGCTGGCAATGCAGCAGCTGCACTGATGGCTCGACTTGCTCCAAAAGCCAAG GTTCTTCGAGATGGAAAATGGGACGAGGAAGATGCTTCTGTTCTTGTGCCTGGGGACATAATCAGTATTAAACTGGGAGATATCATTCCAGCTGATGCTCGTCTTCTAGAGGGTGATCCACTCAAAATTGATCAG TCTGCTTTGACCGGTGAATCTCTTCCTGTAACAAAAGGTCCTGGAGATGGTGTTTACTCTGGCTCCACGTGTAAGCAGGGAGAGATAGAAGCTGTTGTGATTGCTACAGGGGTTCATACCTTTTTTGGAAAGGCAGCTCACCTTGTTGACAGTACAAACCAAGTGGGACACTTTCAGAAG GTTTTGACTGCTATAGGGAACTTCTGCATCTGTTCAATTGCAGTAGGGATGATAATAGAGATTATTGTGATGTACCCTATCCAACACCGCAAATACCGTCCTGGCATAGACAATCTTCTGGTGCTTCTCATTGGTGGGATTCCAATTGCTATGCCAACTGTTCTCTCAGTCACGATGGCAATAGGTTCTCATCGTCTTGCTCAACAG GGGGCCATTACGAAAAGAATGACAGCTATAGAGGAGATGGCTGGCATGGATGTTTTGTGCAGCGACAAGACGGGAACCCTAACATTGAACAAGCTGACTGTTGATAAAGCCCTTATTGAG GTATTTGCGAAAGGAATTGATGCAGACACTGTAGTTCTTATGGCAGCTCGAGCCTCTCGAATTGAGAACCAGGATGCGATTGATACTGCTATTGTTGGGATGTTGGCTGATCCGAAGGAG GCACGTGCTGGAATTCGTGAAATACACTTTCTTCCTTTCAATCCAACTGATAAACGAACAGCACTTACTTATCTTGATGGTGAGGGAAAAATGCATAGGGTCAGCAAAGGTGCACCGGAGCAG ATTCTTAATCTTGCACACAACAAGTCTGACATAGAGCGTAGAGTTCATACAGTGATTGATAAGTTTGCTGAGCGGGGCTTGCGGTCGCTTGGTGTGGCATATCAg GAAGTTCCGGAGGGACGGAAGGAGAGCGCTGGGGGGCCATGGCAGTTCATTGCTCTCCTCCCTTTGTTTGATCCACCTAGGCACGACAGTGCTGAGACTATAAGGAGGGCTTTAAACCTTGGAGTAAATGTCAAAATGATCACAG GAGATCAATTGGCAATTGGAAAAGAAACTGGGCGCCGCCTGGGAATGGGTACAAATATGTATCCTTCATCTGCTCTGTTGGGACAGACGAAGGATGAATCAATCGCTGCTTTGCCAATTGATGAACTTATAGAAAAGGCTGATGGGTTTGCTGGTGTTTTCCCTg AGCACAAATATGAGATAGTAAAGCGCTTGCAAGCTAGGAAACATATCTGTGGTATGACTGGTGATGGAGTCAATGATGCTCCTGCTCTAAAGAAAGCTGATATTGGAATTGCTGTTGACGATGCAACTGATGCGGCTCGCAGTGCTTCTGATATTGTCCTTACTGAACCTGGTCTTAGTGTCATCATTAGTGCTGTTTTGACCAGTCGAGCAATCTTTCAAAGGATGAAAAATTACACG ATATATGCTGTTTCCATCACAATCCGTATTGTG CTTGGTTTTATGCTTCTGGCTCTGATCTGGAAGTTTGACTTTCCGCCTTTCATGGTGCTTATCATTGCAATTCTTAATGATG GTACCATTATGACGATATCGAAGGATAGGGTCaaaccatctcctctgcctgATAGCTGGAAACTGGCTGAGATTTTTACTACTGGAGTTGTTCTTGGTGGCTACTTGGCAATGATGACGGTCATTTTCTTTTGGGCCGCATACAAAACAAATTTCTTCCCG CGAATATTTGGGGTATCAACACTTGAGAAAACAGCAACTGATGATTTTAGGAAGCTCGCCTCTGCGATATACCTTCAAGTAAGCACTATCAGTCAGGCCCTGATATTCGTTACAAGATCTCGAAGTTGGTCGTTTGTGGAGCGTCCTGGGTTGTTGCTAGTGTTTGCCTTTTTCGTTGCTCAACTG GTTGCCACCTTGATTGCTGTTTATGCAAATTGGAGCTTTGCTGCAATTGAAGGAATTGGCTGGGGTTGGGCTGGAGTTATCTGGCTTTACAATATTGTTACCTATATCCCACTAGATTTGATCAAGTTCCTCATCCGTTATGCTCTCAGTGGGAAGGCCTGGGATCTTGTTCTTGAGCAAAGG ATTGCTTTCACCCGGAAGAAGGATTTTGGAAAAGAACTGCGCGAGCTTCAATGGGCACATGCACAGAGAACCCTTCATGGGCTCCAAGTTCCAGACCCCAAAATATTTAGCGAAACTACCAATTTCAATGAGCTTAACCAGTTGGCTGAGGAAGCGAAGAGGAGAGCTGAAATTGCTAG GCTACGTGAGTTGCATACACTGAAAGGTCATGTTGAATCAGTTGTGAAGTTGAAGGGTCTCGACATTGAGACAATTCAGCAGTCATACACCGTTTAA
- the LOC101250590 gene encoding auxin response factor 11: MDKIMEEEDSFHSNTDAIIYPISDVSQSLLSDPNIASSPSTSADDQQQQPHQWTTAAAAAVGYSNDDLSVSVSVSSACSRISYKQIDKDQIDVSKAKERVQLPKDFTSSRSRIKVHMQGVAVGRSVDLTVLRGYDELISVVEEIFDIKGELSPRIKWQLVYRDDEGDMMLVGDYPWPEFCEMVRKLYIYSREEVKKKYS, from the exons ATGGATAAAATAATGGAAGAAGAGGATTCTTTTCATTCAAATACTGATGCAATCATTTACCCTATCTCTGATGTTTCACAAAGCTTGTTGTCAGATCCCAACATTGCCTCGTCGCCTTCGACGAGTGCTGACGACCAACAGCAGCAGCCGCACCAGTGGACTACTGCTGCGGCTGCTGCTGTAGGTTACAGTAACGATGATTTGAGTGTGTCTGTATCTGTATCAAGTGCATGTTCCAGGATTAGTTACAAACAAATTGACAAGGACCAGATTGATGTTTCAAAAGCAAAGGAACGAGTCCAATTACCCAAAGACTTCACTTCTTCAAGAAGTCGCATTAAG GTGCATATGCAAGGGGTTGCTGTTGGACGATCGGTTGACTTGACTGTATTAAGAGGTTATGATGAACTTATCAGTGTAGTTGAAGAGATATTTGATATCAAGGGAGAACTTAGCCCTAGAATCAAATGGCAACTTGTCTACAGGGATGATGAGGGTGACATGATGCTTGTGGGGGATTACCCGTGGCC GGAGTTTTGTGAGATGGTGAggaagttatatatatattcgagggaagaagtgaaaaagaaatattcttga